A window of Streptomyces sp. N50 contains these coding sequences:
- a CDS encoding strictosidine synthase, with amino-acid sequence MSTSPAAAPRAVKKPLTSSILLWVRTDQPRQRGMDHWKGPHSGIISATPGLDEYRQIHLAEHNTGRWPAIDGVQTAIPADRKIDGVAEVTFQSALAPLKGRKQTKLAYADEINVFRRTLLYTGPPNSSRWYDVADPGETVGARTLIYLRRRDGVGAGSFRKFVNEHLAPALAGTGVLKELRTQTFLPWTKKLWDTPHVAHDNPQDQRFHASVSLGFTDTAARDAFFTGQVIQDLSDRLAAQVSAIHAYDVTAALTYVKNGVILPHYEE; translated from the coding sequence ATGAGCACGTCACCGGCCGCCGCGCCCCGGGCAGTGAAGAAGCCCCTCACCTCCTCGATCCTGCTGTGGGTGCGCACCGACCAGCCCCGCCAGAGGGGCATGGACCACTGGAAGGGCCCGCACTCGGGGATCATCTCCGCCACCCCGGGCCTGGATGAGTACCGGCAGATCCACCTCGCCGAGCACAACACGGGCCGCTGGCCGGCCATCGACGGGGTCCAGACCGCGATCCCCGCCGACCGGAAGATCGACGGCGTCGCGGAAGTCACCTTCCAATCGGCGCTCGCACCCCTGAAGGGGCGCAAGCAGACGAAGCTGGCCTACGCCGACGAGATCAACGTGTTCCGCCGCACCCTGCTCTACACCGGCCCGCCGAACTCATCCCGCTGGTACGACGTCGCAGACCCCGGAGAGACGGTCGGCGCCCGCACTCTCATCTACTTGCGGCGCAGGGACGGCGTCGGCGCCGGCTCCTTCCGCAAGTTCGTCAACGAACACCTCGCCCCCGCGCTCGCCGGCACCGGAGTACTGAAGGAGCTACGCACGCAGACGTTCCTGCCCTGGACGAAAAAGCTCTGGGACACCCCGCACGTCGCCCACGACAATCCCCAGGACCAGCGCTTCCACGCCTCGGTCAGTCTCGGGTTCACCGACACCGCAGCACGGGACGCCTTCTTCACCGGCCAGGTGATCCAGGACCTGTCCGACCGGCTGGCAGCGCAGGTCTCCGCGATCCACGCCTACGACGTCACCGCCGCGCTCACCTACGTCAAGAACGGCGTCATCCTCCCGCACTACGAGGAATGA
- a CDS encoding TetR/AcrR family transcriptional regulator, with the protein MPVGRRERNKQEKFDRIVAAASELFAEHGVDEVTTQQIADKADIGTGTLFLYAKTKGELLLLVQNAKYAEALERGRADAEAVPGVLDAVMAIVRPIVECNRTQIDNGRTYLREMVFGDPEEPRHGAALAIVAQTEEAMAAVLRRDERVTEGDAATLAHIVSAVMFLSMAVSVNIALSVEEILQDIRRQVDVLLP; encoded by the coding sequence ATGCCTGTCGGACGGCGCGAGCGCAACAAGCAGGAGAAGTTCGACCGCATCGTCGCTGCTGCCAGTGAGTTGTTCGCCGAACACGGCGTCGATGAGGTCACGACCCAGCAGATCGCCGACAAGGCCGACATTGGCACCGGGACCCTGTTCCTTTACGCCAAGACCAAGGGCGAACTCCTCCTGCTGGTGCAGAACGCCAAGTACGCCGAAGCACTCGAGCGGGGCCGGGCGGACGCCGAGGCCGTCCCGGGCGTGCTGGACGCGGTGATGGCGATCGTGCGGCCGATCGTGGAGTGCAATCGCACCCAGATCGACAACGGACGCACTTACCTGCGAGAGATGGTCTTCGGCGACCCCGAGGAGCCCCGGCACGGCGCGGCACTCGCCATCGTCGCGCAGACCGAGGAGGCCATGGCCGCCGTGCTGCGCCGGGACGAGCGGGTCACGGAGGGCGACGCCGCGACGCTGGCACACATCGTGTCCGCCGTGATGTTCCTCAGCATGGCGGTGAGCGTGAACATCGCCTTGAGCGTCGAGGAGATCCTGCAGGACATCCGCAGGCAGGTCGACGTCCTGCTGCCTTGA
- a CDS encoding NADP-dependent oxidoreductase codes for MKAFVVAKYGKDGARASQVPEPTVGDRDVLVKVSAASINPLDKMVRNGEFKQLLKYKRPFVLGHDVSGVVTRVGSAVRGFKVGDEVYARPRDLRIGGFAEFIAIDQDDVSPKPASLTFDEAAAVPLVALAAWQILVDRAHVKPGQKVLIHAGAGGLGSTVIQLAKHLGATVATTASTDTEKLVRSLGADIVVDYTKEDFSNVLSGYDLVLDSLGGANLEKSLTVLKPGGLAIGVVGPPDAGFAEQLGAPSFMGLVMNTLSRKVRKQAKALGVRYQFFFMQADGSQLRKLSALYDSGKLRPVVDRTFPFDQTPEAMAYVEQGRTKAGKVVVSMVPDGD; via the coding sequence ATGAAGGCATTCGTCGTCGCGAAGTACGGCAAGGACGGCGCCCGCGCCTCACAGGTACCCGAGCCCACCGTCGGGGACCGCGACGTCCTGGTCAAAGTGAGCGCCGCCAGCATCAACCCGCTGGACAAGATGGTCCGCAACGGAGAGTTCAAGCAACTCCTGAAGTACAAGCGCCCGTTCGTGCTCGGCCACGACGTGTCCGGCGTCGTGACCCGGGTCGGTTCCGCCGTGCGCGGCTTCAAGGTCGGCGACGAGGTCTACGCCCGTCCGCGCGACCTGCGGATCGGCGGCTTCGCGGAGTTCATCGCGATCGACCAGGACGACGTCTCGCCCAAGCCGGCCTCACTCACCTTCGACGAGGCGGCCGCGGTGCCCCTGGTGGCCCTGGCCGCCTGGCAGATCCTCGTAGACCGGGCCCACGTGAAGCCGGGGCAGAAGGTACTCATCCACGCCGGTGCCGGTGGCCTCGGCTCCACGGTCATCCAGCTCGCCAAGCACCTCGGTGCCACCGTCGCCACGACCGCGAGCACCGACACGGAGAAGCTGGTCAGGAGCCTCGGCGCCGACATCGTCGTCGACTACACCAAGGAAGACTTCTCGAACGTGCTGTCCGGCTACGACCTGGTGCTGGACTCCCTGGGTGGGGCGAACCTCGAGAAGTCCCTGACGGTGCTGAAGCCCGGCGGTCTGGCCATCGGTGTCGTCGGCCCGCCGGACGCCGGGTTCGCCGAGCAGCTCGGCGCCCCCTCGTTCATGGGCCTGGTGATGAACACGCTCAGCCGCAAGGTCCGCAAGCAGGCCAAGGCGCTGGGCGTGCGCTACCAGTTCTTCTTCATGCAGGCCGACGGCTCCCAGTTGCGCAAGCTCAGCGCCCTCTACGACAGCGGGAAGCTCCGCCCGGTCGTCGACAGAACCTTCCCGTTCGACCAGACGCCCGAGGCGATGGCGTACGTCGAGCAGGGCCGCACCAAGGCCGGCAAGGTCGTGGTCTCGATGGTGCCCGACGGCGACTGA
- a CDS encoding SDR family oxidoreductase, protein MPSLDGAVVLVTGANGGIGTHFVNEALARGAAKVYATARTPRAWDDERIVPLTLDVTDPASIDAAVAAAADVTVLVNNAGAIPPSASLLDVTEADIRANMETNFFGPVFLARAFAPILAAKKGSILIDVHSVASWYAFGGAYSASKAALWSATNSLRIEFAPMGVHVTGVHMGYVDTDMAAHADGPKMLPTQLVTTVYDAVEAGEYEVLADELTKGVKAALSGPVEALYPDLGSTDA, encoded by the coding sequence ATGCCCTCCCTCGATGGAGCAGTCGTCCTCGTCACCGGCGCCAATGGCGGTATCGGCACCCACTTCGTCAACGAGGCCCTGGCCCGCGGCGCCGCCAAGGTCTACGCCACCGCCCGTACCCCCCGCGCCTGGGACGACGAACGCATCGTCCCCCTGACCCTTGACGTGACCGACCCCGCGTCGATCGACGCGGCAGTCGCCGCCGCGGCGGATGTCACCGTGCTCGTCAACAACGCGGGCGCCATCCCGCCGAGCGCGAGCCTGCTGGACGTCACCGAGGCGGACATCCGGGCGAACATGGAGACGAACTTCTTCGGACCGGTCTTCCTCGCCCGCGCCTTCGCACCGATCCTCGCCGCCAAGAAGGGGTCAATCCTCATCGACGTGCACTCCGTTGCCAGCTGGTACGCCTTCGGCGGCGCCTACAGCGCGTCCAAGGCCGCACTGTGGTCGGCCACCAACTCGCTGCGCATCGAGTTCGCACCCATGGGCGTCCACGTGACGGGTGTGCACATGGGCTACGTCGACACCGATATGGCCGCGCACGCCGACGGACCCAAGATGCTGCCGACGCAGCTGGTGACGACGGTCTACGACGCCGTCGAGGCCGGCGAGTACGAGGTCCTGGCCGACGAGTTGACCAAGGGGGTCAAGGCGGCTCTGAGCGGCCCGGTCGAGGCGCTTTACCCGGACCTGGGCAGCACGGACGCCTGA
- a CDS encoding enoyl-CoA hydratase/isomerase family protein: MTDTAEVEVLIDVHRGVGRILLNRPKALNALTTSMVGAIDSALAAWEHTRLSAVVLASTSTKAFCAGGDIRTIREHSLAGDAAASEGFFASEYRLNARIAEYPVPIVSLVDGLCMGGGLGLSVHGGFRVVTESAVLAMPETGIGFFPDVGASYFLPRLPGSIGMYLGLTGHRLDAADALYTGLATHFVPSDRLAAVADALADSPGDPVDVVLNRLADRSPVTESRLADVRGDVDWAFGAPTLGEIEKRLHHLDTPWAAEALAALDAASPQSLEITHALLGRGRQSTLRECLAIELALARTTIRTPDFLEGVRAALVDKDRSPHWQRASYGGGTLQS, from the coding sequence ATGACTGATACCGCTGAGGTCGAGGTTCTCATCGATGTGCACCGAGGCGTGGGCCGGATCCTGCTGAACCGGCCCAAGGCGCTCAACGCTCTGACGACCAGCATGGTCGGCGCCATCGACAGCGCACTCGCCGCATGGGAGCACACCCGCCTGTCCGCTGTGGTGCTCGCCAGCACCAGCACGAAGGCGTTCTGCGCGGGCGGAGACATCCGCACGATCCGCGAGCACAGCCTCGCCGGGGATGCCGCGGCCAGTGAAGGGTTCTTCGCCTCCGAATACCGGCTCAACGCCCGGATCGCCGAGTATCCCGTCCCGATCGTGTCGCTCGTCGACGGCCTCTGTATGGGTGGCGGTCTGGGGCTGTCCGTCCATGGCGGCTTCCGCGTCGTCACCGAGAGCGCGGTGCTGGCGATGCCCGAGACCGGGATCGGATTCTTCCCGGACGTCGGAGCCAGCTACTTCCTGCCGAGGCTGCCCGGCTCGATCGGCATGTACCTGGGACTGACCGGGCACCGCCTCGACGCGGCTGATGCCCTGTACACGGGGCTGGCCACACACTTCGTCCCCAGCGACCGGCTCGCCGCAGTCGCGGACGCTTTGGCCGACAGCCCCGGTGACCCGGTGGACGTCGTCCTGAACCGTCTCGCCGACCGTTCCCCGGTGACGGAGAGCAGGCTGGCGGACGTGCGCGGTGACGTGGACTGGGCGTTCGGTGCGCCGACCCTCGGCGAGATCGAGAAACGCCTGCACCACCTCGACACCCCCTGGGCCGCAGAAGCGCTGGCCGCCCTGGATGCGGCCTCGCCGCAGAGCCTGGAGATCACTCACGCCTTGCTCGGGCGGGGCAGGCAGTCCACGTTGCGCGAATGCCTCGCCATCGAACTCGCTCTCGCCCGCACGACCATCCGCACGCCGGACTTCCTGGAGGGCGTCCGTGCGGCCCTGGTCGACAAGGACCGCAGTCCCCACTGGCAACGTGCGTCGTACGGCGGAGGGACGCTGCAGTCCTGA
- a CDS encoding enoyl-CoA hydratase/isomerase family protein: MSEQQSTIQYERTSPQIAKITFANPPVNLIAGETVLRLIEIVQELATDPDIQVVVFDSATPDFFYNHFDLAAAADFPASEDPDAVPAWTNLVLELSKAPYITIAAIRGRTRGGGNELALALDLRYASREKAIFGQPEVGSGLLPGGGGSERLPRAIGRDRALEAILTSDDYDADTAERWGWVTRALPDSELDAFVGTVAARLASFDRTSLASAKAQINRASLPPDADLVAAYGEFAHSLTLPGFLARAAGTQAVVEQAGIDFEYRLGHYIGLANQQR, from the coding sequence ATGAGCGAGCAGCAGAGCACCATCCAGTACGAGCGCACCTCACCGCAGATCGCGAAGATCACCTTCGCCAACCCGCCTGTCAACCTCATCGCCGGCGAGACAGTCCTGCGCCTCATCGAGATCGTCCAGGAACTGGCCACCGACCCGGACATCCAGGTCGTGGTGTTCGACAGCGCAACCCCCGACTTCTTCTACAACCACTTCGACCTGGCCGCCGCCGCCGACTTCCCCGCCTCCGAGGACCCGGACGCGGTGCCGGCCTGGACGAATCTGGTCCTGGAACTCTCCAAAGCGCCGTACATCACCATCGCGGCCATCCGGGGACGCACCCGCGGCGGCGGCAACGAGCTCGCCCTCGCCCTCGATCTGCGCTACGCCAGCCGTGAGAAGGCGATCTTCGGACAGCCCGAGGTCGGCAGCGGACTGCTGCCCGGCGGTGGCGGCAGCGAACGCCTGCCCCGGGCCATCGGACGCGACCGCGCCCTGGAAGCCATCCTCACCAGCGACGACTACGACGCCGACACCGCCGAGCGTTGGGGCTGGGTCACCCGCGCCCTCCCCGACAGCGAACTCGACGCCTTCGTCGGCACCGTCGCCGCCCGGCTCGCCTCCTTCGACCGCACCTCACTCGCCTCGGCCAAAGCCCAGATCAACCGGGCATCCCTGCCCCCGGACGCGGACCTGGTCGCTGCGTACGGCGAGTTCGCCCACTCTCTCACCCTCCCCGGTTTCCTCGCCCGGGCCGCAGGCACGCAGGCCGTCGTCGAACAGGCCGGCATCGACTTCGAGTACCGCCTCGGGCACTACATCGGCCTCGCCAACCAGCAACGCTGA
- a CDS encoding LysR substrate-binding domain-containing protein produces the protein MTPAFSSTNVFAQLEATRQGAGIGVLPAFLTQRTKLRRLLPDEIDIRLPITLAVRREAVTHAAVRALWAALRQEVAERADELLPE, from the coding sequence ATGACCCCGGCGTTCTCCTCGACGAACGTCTTCGCCCAGCTCGAAGCCACCCGGCAGGGAGCCGGCATCGGCGTCCTGCCGGCCTTCCTGACCCAGCGGACGAAACTGCGCCGACTGCTCCCCGACGAGATCGACATCCGGCTCCCCATCACCCTGGCCGTCCGCCGGGAAGCGGTGACACACGCCGCCGTGCGCGCCCTGTGGGCCGCGCTACGGCAAGAGGTCGCCGAACGGGCCGATGAACTGCTTCCGGAGTAA
- a CDS encoding alpha/beta hydrolase produces the protein MSSTGTPNEAVITSYAKAPARTVSAGGVSYAYRELGPKGGIPVVFFVHLAATLDNWDPRIIDPIAKGRHVIAFDNRGVGASTGQVPDSVEAMADDAYTFIRALGYDKIDVFSFSLGGMVAQALVVKHPELVRKLVLTGTGPKGGKDMDKVARVTYWDILRATLTRSDPKEFLFFNRNATGKPAARAFVNRLKERTVDRDADIKTKAFQTQLKAIKKWGRSTPDNLSTITQPTLIANGDNDRMVPSVLSEDLHRRIKGSELIIYPDSGHGGIFQYHQEFAPVAVEFLAP, from the coding sequence ATGAGCAGCACCGGCACACCGAACGAAGCCGTCATCACCTCCTACGCGAAGGCCCCGGCCCGCACCGTCAGCGCCGGCGGCGTCAGCTACGCCTACCGCGAGCTGGGACCGAAGGGCGGCATCCCCGTCGTCTTCTTCGTCCACCTCGCCGCGACCCTGGACAACTGGGACCCCCGCATCATCGATCCCATCGCGAAGGGCCGTCATGTCATCGCCTTCGACAACCGCGGTGTCGGGGCGTCCACCGGCCAGGTGCCGGACAGTGTCGAGGCGATGGCCGACGACGCCTACACCTTCATCCGGGCGCTCGGGTACGACAAGATCGACGTCTTCTCCTTCTCCCTCGGCGGCATGGTCGCCCAGGCCCTGGTGGTCAAGCACCCCGAGCTCGTCCGCAAGCTCGTCCTCACCGGCACCGGGCCCAAGGGCGGCAAGGACATGGACAAGGTCGCCAGAGTCACCTACTGGGACATCCTGCGTGCCACGTTGACCCGCTCGGACCCCAAGGAGTTCCTGTTCTTCAACCGCAACGCCACCGGCAAGCCCGCCGCGCGCGCGTTCGTCAACCGGCTCAAGGAGCGCACCGTCGACCGCGACGCGGACATCAAGACCAAGGCGTTCCAGACGCAGCTGAAGGCGATCAAGAAGTGGGGACGCTCCACCCCCGACAACCTGTCGACGATCACACAGCCCACCCTGATCGCCAACGGCGACAACGACCGCATGGTGCCGTCGGTCCTGTCGGAGGACCTGCACCGGCGCATCAAGGGCAGTGAGCTGATCATCTACCCCGACTCCGGGCACGGCGGCATCTTCCAGTACCACCAGGAGTTCGCCCCCGTGGCGGTCGAGTTCCTCGCCCCGTGA